A single genomic interval of Arthrobacter sp. NicSoilB8 harbors:
- a CDS encoding Pr6Pr family membrane protein, with the protein MSGLLVLDPAIERHVGFNDALHPDRAWIRMLRFAVGVFVLIALGQKTYDATQPGNDVDVFQLYSEFTVQSNFVLGLVLIASAVRPRSRLPGWWDHVFGALVFYLVMTGIIYAVLVAPPGEPWWSWDMYWPQLAHHRLAPLFVALDWLLVTKTVRGKWWRPLLWLGYPVAFLVFSWGRGAIDGWYVYDFLDPTLDGGWAAALATTAQVLVAFLVVSVLVHFTGNRRCALAAGRERRQAPDRTVA; encoded by the coding sequence ATGAGCGGTCTATTGGTGCTGGATCCTGCGATTGAGCGACACGTCGGCTTTAATGACGCGTTGCATCCGGACCGCGCCTGGATCCGCATGCTCCGCTTCGCCGTCGGAGTCTTCGTGCTGATCGCCCTCGGCCAGAAGACCTATGACGCCACGCAGCCCGGCAACGACGTAGACGTCTTCCAGCTCTACTCGGAATTCACGGTCCAGTCGAACTTCGTCCTGGGACTCGTGCTCATCGCATCCGCCGTCCGGCCGCGGAGCCGGCTGCCGGGGTGGTGGGACCATGTGTTCGGCGCGCTCGTCTTCTATCTGGTGATGACGGGGATCATCTACGCGGTCCTCGTGGCCCCGCCGGGCGAGCCGTGGTGGAGCTGGGACATGTACTGGCCCCAGCTCGCGCACCACCGCCTGGCTCCGCTATTCGTCGCCCTCGACTGGCTCCTCGTGACGAAGACCGTGCGCGGCAAATGGTGGCGTCCGCTCCTATGGCTCGGCTACCCAGTCGCCTTCCTCGTTTTCTCCTGGGGGCGCGGGGCGATCGACGGCTGGTACGTCTACGACTTCCTCGATCCGACGCTGGACGGCGGGTGGGCAGCCGCGCTGGCGACGACGGCGCAGGTGCTCGTCGCGTTCCTCGTGGTCTCGGTCCTCGTGCATTTCACCGGCAACCGGCGGTGCGCGCTCGCCGCGGGCCGGGAACGGCGCCAGGCACCGGACCGCACTGTGGCGTGA
- a CDS encoding dihydrofolate reductase family protein → MGLIHIDLFTTLDGVAQAPGGPEEDPAGGFAFGGWQAPLLDEVVGEQVKSGMAGMDALLLGRRTYDIFAGYWPHADGEIARLFNRLPKYVASHRTPALEWAGSTLLGPDVIAAVRELRDRHENTHVIGSLNFVQTLFAERLFDRLTLWVYPILLGSGKKVFADGVVPTNLRLIEPVVASPKGAVFQRYALADGTPGVGDMSAVGQEG, encoded by the coding sequence ATGGGACTGATCCATATCGACCTGTTCACCACGCTCGACGGCGTCGCGCAGGCGCCCGGCGGCCCGGAGGAGGACCCTGCCGGCGGTTTCGCATTTGGCGGCTGGCAGGCACCCCTCTTAGACGAGGTCGTCGGCGAGCAGGTCAAGTCCGGGATGGCGGGGATGGACGCGCTGCTGCTTGGCCGCCGGACCTACGACATTTTCGCCGGGTACTGGCCTCACGCGGACGGTGAGATCGCGCGGCTGTTCAACCGGCTCCCGAAATACGTGGCCTCGCACCGGACGCCGGCCCTCGAGTGGGCCGGCTCCACACTGCTGGGTCCTGATGTCATCGCCGCCGTACGCGAACTGCGCGACCGGCACGAGAACACCCATGTCATCGGCAGTCTCAACTTCGTGCAGACCCTGTTCGCCGAGCGGCTCTTCGACCGGCTCACGCTCTGGGTGTATCCGATCCTCCTCGGCAGCGGAAAGAAGGTCTTCGCCGACGGGGTGGTTCCGACGAACCTCAGACTCATCGAGCCGGTCGTCGCCTCGCCGAAGGGTGCGGTATTCCAGCGCTACGCGCTCGCCGATGGCACGCCCGGCGTCGGCGATATGTCGGCCGTCGGCCAGGAGGGCTAG
- a CDS encoding mechanosensitive ion channel domain-containing protein yields MYSMTTADPITPPDISAVNLPGALIALGIGVTVWLLASFVIAGITKRVAEGSTFFKKRHFRWVSPALRALDHERRVQRAHTIGALLNSVVGVLVAVLTIVYVLKYLNVDIAPLLTSVGILGIAIGFGAQQLIRDFLAGIFITLEDQYGIGDVIETSEVVGTVEAMNLRITRVRAEDGTIWYLRNGEILRVGNRSQGNYIAPSAPPAAEADSTPQQAGE; encoded by the coding sequence ATGTACAGCATGACAACAGCAGATCCCATCACTCCGCCGGACATTTCGGCAGTCAATCTGCCGGGCGCCCTGATAGCCCTGGGGATCGGCGTCACCGTGTGGCTGCTGGCGTCCTTCGTGATCGCCGGTATCACCAAGCGTGTCGCCGAGGGCAGCACATTCTTCAAGAAGCGGCATTTCCGCTGGGTGTCTCCCGCTCTGCGGGCACTGGACCACGAGCGCCGGGTCCAGCGGGCCCACACTATTGGTGCACTGCTCAATAGCGTTGTCGGCGTCCTGGTGGCCGTCCTCACCATCGTGTACGTGCTCAAATACCTGAACGTGGACATTGCACCGCTACTGACCAGCGTCGGTATCCTCGGTATCGCCATCGGCTTCGGCGCCCAGCAGCTGATCCGCGACTTCCTGGCCGGCATCTTCATCACGCTCGAGGACCAGTACGGGATCGGCGATGTCATCGAAACCTCCGAGGTGGTGGGCACGGTCGAGGCCATGAACCTGCGGATCACGCGGGTCCGCGCCGAGGACGGCACCATCTGGTACCTGCGCAACGGCGAAATCCTGCGGGTGGGCAACCGTTCCCAGGGCAATTACATCGCGCCGTCTGCCCCGCCGGCCGCAGAGGCCGATTCCACGCCGCAGCAGGCCGGAGAATAG
- a CDS encoding globin has protein sequence MTIPSAGEPSQPRQLLQNDPFSQPGYTDNFYDAVGGHETFVKLIDVFYDGVATDPLLRAMYPEEDLGPAKRRFLMFLEQYWGGPTTYGEERGHPRLRMRHMPFRVTPEAKERWLFHMRAAVDALELPPLYEGTLWDYMERAALSMVNSPSEA, from the coding sequence ATGACGATTCCCAGCGCCGGAGAACCAAGCCAGCCCAGGCAGCTGCTGCAGAACGATCCGTTCAGCCAGCCCGGCTACACGGACAACTTCTACGACGCCGTGGGCGGCCACGAGACCTTCGTGAAGCTCATCGACGTCTTCTACGACGGCGTCGCGACCGATCCGCTGCTGCGCGCCATGTACCCGGAAGAGGATCTCGGCCCCGCGAAGCGGCGTTTCCTGATGTTCCTGGAACAGTACTGGGGCGGCCCGACGACGTACGGCGAGGAGCGCGGGCACCCGCGCCTGCGGATGCGCCACATGCCATTCCGGGTGACACCGGAGGCCAAGGAACGCTGGCTGTTTCACATGCGTGCCGCGGTGGATGCCCTGGAGCTGCCGCCGCTGTACGAGGGAACGCTCTGGGACTACATGGAGCGGGCGGCCCTTTCCATGGTGAACAGCCCCTCGGAGGCCTGA
- a CDS encoding epimerase, which produces MRILVLGGTAFLSAEIARWAIMAGHDVTCLARGTLAGPPAGATWVRADRSQGTAAYAPVAAGPSGPARWDAVIDVSRDPVQAREALEVLAGTARHWTVISSCSVYADHSVAGAAEDAPVLPPLAPGTELTMENYGEAKSAIEHWALGLARDKAHLCRAGLIGGPGDGSDRYGYWPARFARDDGPVLVPDIPADPTQVIDVRDLAAWVVAAAETRVTGALNAVGEIVPFAAYLEACRRLTGAKATVVAVPGDWLAGHGVNYWAGPDSLPLWLPPGHDGFAARSNSAALAAGLSLRPWTQTLHDTLEDERRRGLTRERKAGLGPEKERTVLAAFRDQPA; this is translated from the coding sequence ATGCGCATCCTGGTCCTTGGCGGTACGGCCTTCCTCTCTGCCGAAATAGCCCGGTGGGCCATCATGGCCGGGCATGATGTCACCTGCCTGGCCCGCGGGACCCTCGCCGGCCCGCCCGCCGGAGCCACGTGGGTGCGGGCGGACCGCTCGCAGGGGACGGCCGCCTATGCGCCGGTGGCCGCGGGACCTTCAGGCCCGGCGCGATGGGACGCCGTGATCGACGTTTCGCGGGATCCCGTCCAGGCCCGCGAGGCGCTCGAAGTGCTGGCGGGAACGGCCCGGCATTGGACCGTCATCTCCAGCTGCTCGGTCTACGCGGACCATTCGGTTGCCGGCGCGGCCGAAGATGCGCCGGTGCTTCCGCCGCTGGCTCCGGGCACGGAACTGACGATGGAAAACTACGGCGAAGCAAAGTCCGCGATAGAACACTGGGCGCTCGGGCTGGCACGGGACAAGGCGCACCTCTGCCGCGCCGGGCTGATCGGCGGACCCGGCGACGGCTCGGACCGCTACGGATACTGGCCGGCCCGCTTCGCCCGGGATGACGGTCCCGTCCTGGTCCCGGACATCCCTGCCGACCCCACCCAGGTCATCGACGTCCGCGACCTCGCGGCCTGGGTGGTGGCCGCGGCGGAGACCCGCGTCACCGGGGCACTGAACGCCGTCGGCGAGATCGTGCCGTTTGCCGCCTATCTGGAGGCCTGCCGGCGGCTCACCGGCGCGAAGGCCACGGTGGTGGCCGTCCCCGGGGACTGGCTGGCAGGGCACGGCGTGAACTACTGGGCGGGCCCTGATTCGCTGCCGCTGTGGCTGCCGCCCGGCCACGACGGCTTCGCCGCCCGGAGCAACAGCGCCGCCCTCGCGGCAGGACTGTCGCTGCGGCCCTGGACGCAGACACTGCACGACACTCTCGAGGACGAACGCCGTCGCGGTCTGACCCGGGAGCGCAAGGCGGGCCTGGGGCCGGAAAAGGAGCGGACGGTCCTGGCCGCTTTCAGGGATCAGCCGGCCTGA
- the ettA gene encoding energy-dependent translational throttle protein EttA, translating into MAEFIYTMTKARKAVGEKLILDDVSMSFFPGAKIGVVGPNGAGKSTILKIMAGLDTPSNGEARLSPGYTVGILLQEPPLNEDKTVLGNVQEGVGEIYGKIQRFNEISEEMASPDADYDVLLEEMGQLQEAIDAADAWDIDSQLEQAMDALRCPPADADVTLLSGGERRRVALCKLLLQKPDLLLLDEPTNHLDAESVLWLEQHLSSYAGAVLAVTHDRYFLDHVAEWIAEVDRGHLYPYEGNYSTYLEKKRARLEVQGKKDAKQAKRLTEELEWVRSNAKGRQTKSKARLARYEEMAAEADRTRKLDFEEIQIPPGPRLGGLVLEAKDLQKGFDDRTLIDGLSFTLPRNGIVGVIGPNGVGKSTLFKTIVGLEPLDGGELKIGDSVKISYADQSRGGIDPNKTLWEVVSDGLDYIQVGHVEMPSRAYVAAFGFKGPDQQKKAGVLSGGERNRLNLALTLKQGGNLLLLDEPTNDLDVETLSSLENALLEFPGCAVVVSHDRWFLDRVATHILAYEGDEENPSKWYWFEGNFESYEENKVERLGPDAAKPHRVTHRRLTRD; encoded by the coding sequence ATGGCGGAATTTATCTACACAATGACCAAGGCCCGTAAGGCTGTCGGCGAAAAACTCATCCTCGATGACGTAAGCATGTCCTTCTTCCCGGGGGCCAAGATTGGCGTTGTCGGCCCGAATGGTGCCGGTAAGTCCACCATTCTGAAAATCATGGCAGGCCTGGACACTCCCTCCAACGGCGAGGCCCGGCTGAGCCCCGGCTACACGGTCGGCATCCTGCTGCAGGAGCCGCCGCTGAACGAAGACAAGACCGTCCTGGGCAACGTCCAGGAAGGCGTCGGCGAGATCTACGGCAAGATCCAGCGCTTCAACGAGATCTCCGAGGAAATGGCCAGCCCGGACGCTGACTACGATGTCCTCCTCGAGGAAATGGGACAGCTGCAGGAAGCGATCGACGCGGCCGACGCCTGGGACATCGATTCCCAGCTGGAACAGGCCATGGACGCCCTGCGCTGCCCGCCGGCCGATGCCGACGTCACCCTGCTCTCCGGTGGTGAGCGCCGCCGCGTCGCCTTGTGCAAGCTCCTGCTGCAGAAGCCGGACCTGCTGCTGCTCGACGAGCCCACTAACCACCTCGACGCCGAGAGCGTGCTGTGGCTTGAACAGCACCTCTCCAGCTACGCAGGTGCCGTCCTCGCCGTGACCCACGACCGTTACTTCCTGGACCACGTGGCCGAATGGATCGCCGAAGTGGACCGCGGCCACCTGTACCCCTACGAGGGCAACTACTCCACGTACCTGGAGAAGAAGCGTGCCCGCCTTGAAGTCCAGGGCAAGAAGGACGCCAAGCAGGCCAAGCGCCTCACCGAGGAACTCGAGTGGGTCCGCTCCAACGCCAAGGGCCGCCAGACCAAGTCCAAGGCCCGTCTGGCCCGCTACGAGGAAATGGCTGCCGAGGCAGACCGCACCCGCAAGCTCGACTTCGAGGAGATCCAGATCCCGCCGGGCCCGCGTCTCGGCGGACTTGTTCTGGAGGCCAAGGACCTCCAGAAGGGCTTCGATGACCGCACGCTGATCGACGGCCTGTCCTTCACCCTCCCGCGCAACGGCATCGTCGGCGTCATCGGCCCGAACGGCGTCGGCAAATCCACCCTGTTCAAGACCATCGTGGGTCTCGAACCGCTCGATGGCGGCGAACTAAAGATCGGCGATTCCGTCAAGATCTCCTACGCCGACCAGAGCCGCGGCGGCATCGACCCCAACAAGACCCTGTGGGAGGTCGTGTCCGACGGTCTCGACTACATCCAGGTCGGGCACGTCGAAATGCCGTCCCGCGCCTATGTTGCCGCCTTCGGCTTCAAAGGCCCTGACCAGCAGAAGAAGGCCGGAGTGCTTTCCGGCGGTGAGCGCAACCGCCTGAACCTTGCGCTGACCCTCAAGCAGGGCGGCAACCTGCTGCTCCTTGACGAACCGACTAACGACCTCGACGTCGAGACGCTCAGCAGCCTCGAAAACGCCCTGCTCGAATTCCCGGGCTGCGCCGTCGTCGTCTCGCACGACCGCTGGTTCCTGGACCGCGTGGCCACACACATCCTCGCGTACGAAGGCGACGAGGAGAACCCCTCCAAGTGGTATTGGTTCGAGGGCAACTTCGAGTCCTACGAGGAGAACAAGGTCGAGCGACTGGGCCCGGACGCGGCCAAGCCGCACCGCGTGACGCACCGCCGCCTCACCCGCGACTAA
- the pepN gene encoding aminopeptidase N, which translates to MNLTRAEARERAALIDVESYDVSLDLTRGEKVFGSTTAVKFSAKPGSSTFIDAVTHAVHSVSLNGRELDPAEVSDGVRIQLPDLEAENHLLVIADAPYMNTGEGLHRFVDPVDNEVYLYTQFEVPDSRRMFAVFEQPDLKASFTFTVTAPSHWDVVSNSPTPVPVETIPGHDGGARSVWEFTPTPRLSSYVTALIAGPYQSVRSEVTSAQGKVTPLGIFARKSLMQYLDADNIFELTRQGFEFFEAQFGCPYPFEKYDQLFVPEFNAGAMENAGAVTILEGYVFRGKVTDAQVERRAITVLHELAHMWFGDLVTMRWWNDLWLNESFAEYMSHLAAVENTEFDHAWTTFASMEKSWAYRQDQLPTTHPIFAEINDLQDVEVNFDGITYAKGASVLRQLVAWVGPEEFMSGVREYFSKHAWQNTELSDLMAELEKASGRDLEKWGQLWLETAGVNTLTPEISADADGTIGSFAIVQSAIESEPTLRPHRLAVGFYNLNGAGKLERVHRVELDVDGERTEVPALAGLARPDLILLNDDDLAYAKVRLDPASLVTATAHLKDFSQSLPRTLVWGSAWDGARDGETPARGYVDLILANIAEESDSSVILVQLRQLATTLTFYVAEEHQEATTVAAADTLWDLASAVAAGSDAQLQFVKSYALLARSAGQLDTVAGLLDGSRVLDGLTVDQDLRWELLTSLVAGGRAGQEGIEEELAHDNTSTGQNAAALAKAAIPTPEAKAEAWESIVVKGDLSNALQGSAVTGFTRVLDTSLLEPYAEKYFESVPGIVANRTHALAQQIVVGLYPAQLTTQATVDRTDEFLASLPEDSSALRRMMLENRDGVVRALRARQADVG; encoded by the coding sequence ATGAATCTGACCCGCGCCGAAGCCCGCGAGCGCGCCGCCCTGATCGACGTCGAGTCCTACGACGTCAGCCTGGACCTGACGCGCGGCGAGAAGGTCTTCGGATCCACCACGGCCGTGAAGTTCAGCGCCAAGCCGGGGTCTTCGACCTTCATCGACGCCGTGACGCACGCCGTGCACAGCGTCAGCCTTAACGGCCGGGAGCTCGATCCGGCCGAGGTCTCCGACGGCGTACGTATTCAGCTGCCCGATCTGGAGGCCGAGAACCACCTTCTCGTCATCGCCGATGCGCCGTACATGAACACCGGCGAGGGCCTGCACCGCTTCGTGGACCCGGTGGACAACGAGGTCTACCTGTACACCCAGTTCGAGGTCCCGGATTCGCGGCGCATGTTCGCCGTGTTCGAACAGCCCGACCTCAAGGCGAGCTTCACGTTTACCGTCACTGCCCCCTCGCACTGGGACGTCGTCTCCAACTCCCCCACCCCGGTGCCCGTGGAGACCATCCCCGGCCACGACGGCGGCGCCCGCTCCGTCTGGGAGTTCACGCCCACCCCGCGGCTCTCGTCCTATGTCACGGCGCTGATCGCCGGGCCGTACCAGTCGGTCCGCAGCGAGGTCACGTCGGCGCAGGGCAAGGTCACGCCGCTGGGCATCTTCGCCCGCAAGTCGCTCATGCAGTACCTCGATGCGGACAACATCTTCGAACTCACCCGGCAGGGCTTCGAGTTCTTCGAGGCCCAGTTCGGCTGCCCGTACCCGTTCGAGAAGTACGACCAGCTCTTCGTGCCGGAGTTCAACGCCGGCGCCATGGAGAACGCCGGGGCAGTGACCATCCTGGAGGGCTATGTCTTCCGCGGCAAGGTCACGGACGCGCAGGTGGAACGGCGGGCCATCACGGTGCTGCACGAGCTCGCGCACATGTGGTTCGGTGACCTCGTGACGATGCGCTGGTGGAACGACCTCTGGCTCAACGAGTCCTTCGCCGAGTACATGTCCCACCTGGCCGCCGTCGAGAACACCGAGTTTGACCACGCCTGGACCACGTTCGCCTCCATGGAGAAGTCCTGGGCCTACCGGCAGGACCAGCTGCCCACGACGCACCCGATTTTCGCCGAGATCAACGACCTGCAGGACGTCGAGGTGAACTTCGACGGCATCACCTACGCCAAGGGCGCCTCGGTGCTTCGCCAGCTCGTCGCCTGGGTGGGCCCGGAGGAATTCATGTCCGGCGTGCGCGAGTACTTCAGCAAGCACGCCTGGCAGAACACCGAGCTCAGCGACCTCATGGCCGAACTCGAGAAGGCCAGCGGCCGCGACCTCGAAAAGTGGGGGCAGCTCTGGCTGGAGACCGCCGGCGTCAACACTTTGACTCCGGAAATCTCGGCGGACGCGGACGGCACCATCGGCTCGTTTGCCATCGTGCAGTCGGCGATCGAGAGCGAGCCGACACTCCGGCCGCACCGCCTCGCCGTCGGGTTCTACAACCTCAACGGCGCCGGCAAGCTGGAGCGCGTGCACCGCGTGGAGCTCGACGTCGACGGCGAGCGCACCGAGGTACCGGCCCTGGCCGGCCTTGCCAGGCCCGACCTCATCCTGCTCAATGACGACGACCTCGCCTACGCCAAGGTCCGGCTGGACCCGGCGTCCCTCGTCACCGCAACGGCCCACCTGAAGGACTTCAGCCAGAGCCTCCCGCGCACCCTCGTGTGGGGTTCGGCATGGGACGGGGCACGCGACGGTGAAACCCCGGCCCGCGGCTACGTCGACCTGATCCTCGCCAACATTGCCGAGGAATCCGATTCCTCCGTCATTCTGGTCCAGCTTCGGCAGCTCGCCACCACGCTGACCTTCTACGTGGCCGAGGAGCACCAGGAAGCCACCACCGTGGCCGCGGCCGACACGCTCTGGGACCTCGCCTCGGCGGTTGCCGCCGGCTCCGACGCCCAGCTGCAGTTCGTGAAGTCCTACGCCTTGCTGGCCCGCAGCGCCGGGCAGCTGGACACGGTGGCCGGGCTGCTGGACGGCTCGCGCGTCCTCGACGGGCTGACCGTGGACCAGGACTTGCGGTGGGAGCTGCTGACATCCCTCGTGGCCGGCGGGCGCGCCGGACAGGAGGGGATCGAGGAGGAACTGGCGCACGACAACACTTCAACCGGCCAGAACGCGGCGGCCCTCGCGAAGGCGGCCATCCCCACGCCCGAGGCGAAGGCCGAGGCCTGGGAATCCATTGTGGTCAAGGGCGATCTGTCCAACGCCCTGCAGGGCTCCGCGGTGACCGGCTTCACCCGGGTCCTGGACACCTCCCTCCTGGAGCCGTACGCCGAGAAGTACTTCGAGTCCGTCCCGGGGATCGTGGCCAACCGCACGCACGCGCTGGCCCAGCAGATCGTCGTCGGGCTGTACCCGGCCCAGCTGACCACGCAGGCCACCGTGGACCGCACGGATGAGTTCCTGGCCTCGCTGCCGGAGGACAGCTCCGCTCTGCGCCGGATGATGCTGGAAAACCGCGACGGCGTGGTCCGCGCCCTGCGGGCCCGCCAGGCCGACGTCGGCTAG
- a CDS encoding acyl-CoA thioesterase II produces the protein MTEAEAGLQGLPTQDPTSSLIQLLNLGELEGARTDEDIFMGPSQQQPRHRVFGGQVLAQSLVAGSRTVDADRSVHSMHGYFLRPGDANKPITFGVQRLRDGRSFSARRVHAYQEGMPILSMIASFQAEDEGIEHQSEMPAGIPDPESLPSTADLLGKFDHPVARHWAYERPFDIRHVDPALYVSAEGPREARNAVWMKTFGPMPDDAGLHRAALAYASDYTLLESVLRRHGMSWITPGMSVASLDHAMWWHRPVRVDEWLLYVQESPSAQGARGLATGRIFSRDGRHVATVAQEGMVRVPNELKNDDFKDTAQGAVQTAI, from the coding sequence ATGACTGAAGCCGAAGCCGGACTGCAGGGGCTCCCCACGCAGGACCCCACCTCCTCGCTCATCCAGCTCCTCAACCTCGGCGAGCTCGAGGGCGCACGGACGGACGAGGACATCTTCATGGGTCCCTCGCAGCAGCAGCCCAGGCACCGCGTCTTCGGCGGCCAGGTCCTGGCGCAGTCCCTCGTCGCCGGAAGCCGCACTGTCGATGCTGACCGCAGCGTGCACTCCATGCACGGCTACTTTCTGCGGCCGGGAGACGCCAACAAGCCGATCACCTTCGGCGTGCAGCGCCTGCGCGACGGCCGGTCCTTCTCGGCCCGCCGGGTCCATGCCTATCAGGAGGGAATGCCCATCCTGTCCATGATCGCCTCCTTCCAGGCCGAGGACGAAGGCATCGAGCACCAGTCCGAGATGCCGGCTGGCATCCCGGACCCCGAATCGCTGCCCAGCACGGCCGACCTCCTGGGCAAGTTCGATCACCCCGTGGCCCGGCACTGGGCCTACGAGCGGCCCTTCGATATCCGCCATGTCGATCCGGCACTCTACGTCTCGGCCGAGGGGCCCAGGGAAGCACGCAACGCCGTCTGGATGAAGACGTTCGGTCCGATGCCCGACGACGCCGGCCTGCACCGGGCGGCCCTGGCCTATGCGAGCGACTACACCCTGCTGGAGTCGGTTCTGCGCAGGCACGGGATGAGCTGGATTACCCCCGGGATGTCCGTGGCGAGCCTGGACCACGCCATGTGGTGGCACCGCCCGGTCCGGGTCGACGAATGGCTCCTGTACGTCCAGGAATCCCCCAGCGCCCAGGGCGCGCGGGGCCTTGCCACCGGGAGGATCTTCAGCCGGGACGGCCGGCACGTGGCAACGGTGGCGCAGGAAGGCATGGTCCGGGTCCCGAACGAGCTCAAGAACGACGATTTCAAGGACACAGCGCAGGGCGCCGTCCAGACCGCCATCTAG
- a CDS encoding OsmC family protein — protein MSLDEHRYALTVRWTGNLGAGTSSYRGYSRDHDVEIPGLPVLRGSADPTFHGDRQRYNPEQLLLAALSQCHMLSFLHVAVKHGVVVTAYQDRAEGLMRTNRDGSGQFESVTLKPRVTVAEPVAPGVLAELHTEANKVCFIARSVNFPVLHEPTAAVEPQAG, from the coding sequence ATGAGCCTAGACGAACACCGCTATGCGCTAACTGTCCGCTGGACCGGGAACCTCGGGGCCGGGACCTCTTCGTATCGCGGGTATTCCCGGGACCACGACGTCGAGATCCCCGGACTGCCGGTGCTGCGCGGCTCGGCTGATCCGACCTTCCACGGGGACCGCCAGCGCTACAACCCCGAGCAGCTGCTCCTGGCCGCGCTTTCGCAGTGCCACATGCTCTCCTTCCTGCACGTGGCCGTGAAGCACGGCGTGGTGGTGACGGCCTACCAGGACCGGGCCGAGGGGCTGATGCGGACCAACCGGGACGGCAGCGGGCAATTTGAGTCCGTCACGCTGAAGCCCCGTGTCACGGTGGCGGAGCCGGTGGCCCCGGGCGTCCTGGCGGAGCTCCACACCGAGGCAAACAAGGTCTGCTTTATCGCCCGCAGCGTCAACTTCCCGGTGCTGCACGAGCCCACGGCAGCGGTGGAGCCTCAGGCCGGCTGA
- a CDS encoding ribose-5-phosphate isomerase has translation MTTSDFPRVHIATDHAGMELSAHLVSHLSAKGYEVVDHGPKVYDALDDYPSFCINAALAVVADQEAGTHALGIVLGGSGNGEQIAANKVKGVRAALAWNLSTAQLAREHNDANVVAVGGRQHSVDEATAIIEAFLTEPFSNDERHVRRIGKIATYERTGEVVE, from the coding sequence GTGACCACTTCTGACTTCCCGCGCGTGCACATTGCCACCGACCACGCCGGCATGGAGCTCAGCGCCCACCTCGTCAGCCACCTCAGCGCCAAGGGGTATGAGGTGGTGGACCACGGGCCCAAGGTCTACGACGCCCTGGATGACTACCCGTCGTTCTGCATCAACGCCGCCCTCGCCGTCGTCGCTGACCAGGAAGCCGGCACCCACGCCCTGGGCATCGTCCTCGGCGGCTCCGGTAACGGCGAGCAGATCGCCGCCAACAAGGTCAAGGGCGTGCGCGCCGCGCTGGCCTGGAACCTGTCCACGGCGCAGCTCGCCCGCGAACACAACGATGCCAATGTGGTTGCCGTCGGCGGCCGCCAGCACAGCGTGGACGAAGCAACCGCCATCATTGAGGCCTTCCTCACGGAGCCGTTCAGCAACGACGAACGCCACGTCCGCCGGATCGGCAAGATCGCCACCTACGAGCGCACCGGCGAGGTTGTTGAGTAG